A part of Pseudochaenichthys georgianus chromosome 23, fPseGeo1.2, whole genome shotgun sequence genomic DNA contains:
- the cdk17 gene encoding cyclin-dependent kinase 17 yields the protein MEKMKRIKKRLSLTLRSSQTIDESLSELAEQMTIEDGGTKDNEPFMRNGRPPTSHSMHSFLHQYTGSFKKPPLRRPHSVIGGSLGSFLAMPRNGSRLDIVHENLKMGSDGESDQASGTSSDEVQSPTGVCLRNRIHRRISMEDLNKRLSLPADIRIPDGYLEKMQLSSPPFDQPLSRRSRRASLSEIGFGKLETYIKLDKLGEGTYATVFKGRSKLTDNLVALKEIRLEHEEGAPCTAIREVSLLKDLKHANIVTLHDIIHTEKSLTLVFEYLDKDLKQYMDDCGNIMSMHNVKIFLFQILRGLSYCHKRKVLHRDLKPQNLLINEKGELKLADFGLARAKSVPTKTYSNEVVTLWYRPPDVLLGSSEYSTQIDMWGVGCIFYEMAAGRPLFPGSTVEDELHLIFRLLGTPTEDNWPGITSIDEFKSHSFPKYKPQPLINNAPRLDSEGIELLLSFLRFESKKRISAEEAMKHSNFRQLGMRVQTLPENVSIFTLKEMELQRDPGYRSSSYPESGNSKINRRQSMLF from the exons ATGGAAAAGATGAAGAGAATAAAGAAGCGCCTTTCGTTAACTCTGCGCTCCAGTCAGACCATCGACGAGTCTCTGTCTGAGCTGGCCGAGCAGATGACCATCGAGGACGGCGGCACCAAGGACAATG AGCCCTTCATGAGGAACGGCCGCCCCCCCACCTCCCACAGCATGCACTCCTTCCTGCACCAGTACACCGGGTCCTTCAAGAAGCCTCCACTCCGCCGGCCGCACAGCGTCATCGGCGGCTCCCTGGGGTCCTTCTTGGCAATGCCACGCAACGGAAGCCGCCTGG ATATCGTGCATGAGAACCTGAAGATGGGCTCCGACGGGGAGAGCGACCAGGCGTCAGGGACGTCTTCAGACGAGGTGCAGTCTCCCACCGGCGTCTGTCTGAGGAACCGCATCCACCGGAGGATCTCCATGGAG GACCTAAACAAGCGACTGTCGCTGCCGGCTGACATCCGAATCCCCGACGGGTATCTGGAGAAGATGCAGCTCAGCAGCCCGCCCTTCGACCAGCCGCTCAGTCGACGCTCCCGCAGAGCCTCGctg TCAGAGATTGGTTTCGGCAAGTTGGAAACGTACATAAAGCTGGACAAACTGGGAGAG GGAACATACGCGACGGTCTTTAAAGGACGCAGTAAGCTGACGGACAACCTGGTGGCGCTGAAGGAGATCCGGCTGGAGCACGAGGAGGGAGCGCCATGCACCGCCATCAGAGAAG TGTCGTTACTGAAGGACCTCAAACACGCCAACATCGTGACACTTCATGACATCATCCACACTGAGAAGAGCCTCACACTCGTCTTCGAATATCTG GATAAGGACCTGAAGCAGTACATGGACGACTGTGGAAACATAATGAGCATGCACAATGTGAAG ATCTTCCTGTTCCAGATTTTGCGAGGGCTGTCTTATTGTCACAAGAGGAAAGTTCTCCACAGGGACCTGAAGCCCCAGAACCTGCTCATCAACGAGAAAGGAGAACTCAAACTGGCTGATTTCG GTCTGGCGAGGGCCAAGTCTGTGCCGACTAAAACCTACTCCAACGAGGTGGTGACTCTCTGGTACCGGCCTCCTGATGTTCTCCTGGGATCCTCTGAGTATTCAACACAGATCGACATGTG gggtgTTGGTTGTATATTCTATGAGATGGCAGCAGGTCGGCCCCTGTTCCCCGGCTCCACAGTAGAGGACGAGCTCCACCTCATCTTCAGGTTACTCG GTACACCCACAGAGGACAACTGGCCGGGAATCACCTCCATCGATGAGTTTAAATCCCACAGCTTCCCCAAATACAAACCACAGCCGCTGATCAACAACGCTCCCAG GCTGGACAGCGAAGGCATCGAGCTGCTGCTCTCTTTTCTCAGA TTTGAATCTAAGAAGAGGATTTCAGCTGAGGAGGCCATGAAACATTCCAACTTCCGGCAGCTCGGGATGAGAGTTCAAACACTGCCTGAGA ATGTATCAATATTCACTTTAAAAGAAATGGAGCTGCAGAGGGACCCTGGCTACAGGAGCTCCTCATACCCAGAGTCAG GTAATAGCAAGATCAACAGGAGGCAGAGCATGCTCTTCTAA